A single Lycorma delicatula isolate Av1 chromosome 12, ASM4794821v1, whole genome shotgun sequence DNA region contains:
- the LOC142332703 gene encoding uncharacterized protein LOC142332703, with amino-acid sequence MGKRIIIGILSCVFIFNVCGEDSCSYINSRKECEAKMFDSERKVYSSAEKNEKVLLALRNSKYAGDKNLQLQFIQILNIHNWEISNFEYLFNTAPDITLQELISILHYGDGGWWEPLLKPKFSEVFKTDELIKDINNKFENLIPYKKWIKEFVFWQENSYSNYCNYKIVKPIFKMFVFYEKRLKLEKELLEPQYLQSDLPQKSSRPFYDFLCSQSKLVENEKIRQALFELYDYILKSGILNLDLENSQWSVESVIIFLGNYIEDGKKFKKVYSPYAEELVKMAITLNIKEYVLEEFIFKLPSLSFIPKAAKALNFVVPFLECPCTEDELNDLYIIVDKYYKRFPNSEDVSDEIGYILKKKKTGIAKMIDELKKHLKEKNDIL; translated from the exons ATGGGTAAAAGGATTATCATCGGGATATTatcatgtgtatttatttttaatgtatgcgGTGAAGACTCCTGTAGTTATATAAATTCGAGAAAAGAATGCGAAGCAAAAATGTTTGATTCGGAAAGAAAAGTTTATTCTAGTGCAGAAAAAAACGAGAAG GTGTTGCTAGCACTTAGAAATTCAAAATATGCAGGCGATAAAAATCTTCAACtacaatttattcaaatattaaatatacataactgggaaataagtaattttgaataCTTATTTAATACCGCACCGGATATCACTCTGCAAGAATTAATAAGTATCTTACACTACGGTGATGGCGGCTGGTGGGAACCGTTGTTAAAGCCAAAATTTAGTGAAGTATTTAAAACTGATGAATTAATCAAGGATATCAATAATAAATTCGAAAATTTAATCCCTTACAAGAAATGGATTAAAGAATTTGTATTCTGGCAGGAAAATTCTTATtcgaattattgtaattataaaattgttaaaccgatttttaaaatgtttgtgttttatgaaaaaagattaaaattagaaaaggaGTTGCTTGAACCACAATATTTACAAAG tgatctaCCGCAGAAATCTTCTCGTCCGTTTTATGACTTTTTGTGCTCACAGTCAAAGCTAGTGGAGAATGAAAAAATCAGACAAGCATTATTTGAGTTGTacgattacattttaaaatcaggaatactaaatttagatttagaaaatTCTCAATGGTCTGTGGAAtctgtaataatatttcttgGAAACTACATTGAAGAcggtaaaaagtttaaaaaggtgTATTCACCTTATGCGGAAGAATTAGTTAAGATGgctattacattaaatattaaggaATATGTGCtagaggaatttatttttaaattaccatcgCTATCTTTTATACCAAAAGCTGCCAAAGCGCTTAATTTTGTAGTTCCGTTTTTAGAATGTCCATGCACTGAGGATgagttaaatgatttatatattattgttgatAAGTACTACAAAAGGTTTCCCAACTCTGAAGATGTAAGTGACGAAATcggatatatattaaaaaagaagaagacgGGAATAGCTAAAATGATCGATGAATTAAAAAAgcacctaaaagaaaaaaatgatattctttga
- the LOC142332704 gene encoding putative HIT-like protein Synpcc7942_1390, whose protein sequence is MSVEVEKAKVIDRFSDTVFGRILRKEIPCKFIYEDDTCVAFHDTNPQAPVHFLVIPRKPITSIADTEESDSILLGHILYVAKNVAEQQGLDEGYRIVINNGIHGAQSIYHLHVHVLGGRQLKWPPG, encoded by the coding sequence atgtctgTTGAAGTGGAAAAAGCAAAAGTTATTGATCGTTTTAGCGATACAGTATTTGGTAGAATATTACGTAAAGAAATAccgtgtaaatttatttatgaagatgATACTTGCGTTGCATTTCACGATACGAATCCACAAGCGCCtgtacattttttagttattCCGCGTAAACCTATTACTAGTATCGCCGATACTGAAGAATCTGATTCTATTTTACTAGGGCATATTTTGTACGTTGCTAAAAATGTCGCTGAGCAGCAAGGATTAGATGAAGGATAtagaattgttataaataatggaATTCACGGTGCACAATCTATTTATCATTTACACGTTCATGTTCTTGGTGGTAGGCAATTAAAATGGCCTCCtggttaa